The Choloepus didactylus isolate mChoDid1 chromosome 7, mChoDid1.pri, whole genome shotgun sequence genome segment CCAGCATATCTAAATTTCTTGTGTCTTCCAGCAGTTCGCTCCACTTTGGCAAACACCAAAAGCAAAAGGCACTGCAGGGTCAGTGGTTATTGGTGGGAATAGATGAACCAGTTTCATCTCCTTGAAAAACACTCCTTTCTGATCATTGAGAAATAATGTATCAATCATGTCTCTTTCATAGGTGGAACTGTTTTATAAGAAAACCTTTCTTAAACATAGATACATGTGGTATCTTCACATAGTGCAAGAGATCAGCAAACAAAATCCTGCAGGCTGAATCTGGCCCTTTGCTTGTTTTGTGTGGCTTGGAAGTtaagaatgaattttattttttaaaatagttggaAAAAACTCAAGAGAGGATATTTTGTGAcatgtaaaaattatatgaaattcaaatttcagtgtccataaataaagatttttagaACAGTTATGCTCCTTCTTTTATGTATTGTCTAAGGCTGCTTTTGCATTACAATGGCAGAACTGAATAGATGCGATAGAGGCGTACAGCCTACGAAGTATAGTATTTCCTAGCTGGTCCCTTACTGAAAAAGTTTGGTGACCCCTGATATAGTGTAATAGACTTTCTTACTTTGATGCATACACtacatcttcattcttttctaaatCATCTTCGTAGTCTTTTTTCACAGATAAATAAATGGGAGGCTCAAAGAGGTTTTAAATAGTCTGACAGAGACAGGGCCTGAAGTAAAAACCCGTGGGTAAATCACTTAAGCTCTCTAAGTCTTAGTTACATCACTTAACCAAAAAATAGTGTTGACCTCATACGGTTGTGGTGAAGATGAGAGGAAATAATGCATGACAGGGGCTCAGTGTACTCTCTGGTGTGTCATTAGTGCTTACTTAATATTAGCtatttaaattatgtaattatCTCATTATTACTGTGAAAATTCAGATCTGATTCAGCCTAGTACCCCCAAAACAGGAACAAGTTACAAAATCATTGatttaaaaatgttgttttgtTAAGATTCGAGATAGTTTCCACCCACTTCCTGAACATCTGATCCACTCATGTCCTCAAGTTTCTACCAGTGTGACATCATAATGACCACAGATGGTCCTCTGGGAGATGGATATCCCTGCCTCAGGAAGAGTCCACAGCCACTTTACCTcttctgatctgtaaaatgaggataagaatGCTCATCTCATGTAACCAGAAGCTCAAAGGACATAACAGATGTGAAGGCACTTTGGAAAGTGAAACGTCTTTGCAGTAAAATTATTACTCTATGAGGTCTTTTGTAAAAGTAGGCAATTCCTAAAAGCATTGTCAGTTCCTAGGCTGTTGACAGTTATATCATGACCTCAATATAACCTTTAGTTTCTCTTTATTCCTTGGCTTGGAGAAAAGCAAGCTGTAATCAGCCCAGAACTTTGGACCAAGTGTGCCAGTGATGGCAGGGCAGGGGAAGTTGTCAGCAGAAGTGAAGAAATGACGGAACTTCTGAAGCTTCCTGCTAGCTGTATTCCTAAGCATTCTCCACCCCTGTCTCTCTCCTATGggccctctctcccttcctcagtctgtcttcctttctccacactttcctttctcctccagtttTCCCATCTCCTTCTTCCATCTCTCTTCCCATTCTCACCCCATCTGACTTTCTTCTCTCACATCAATCTGAAGGATGCTAGTAGTAGTTGATATCATTTCTGTTCCTTGTCCTTATCTTTATGTTATTCTCCTGCTAATGTAAATTGCTGTTACTTGTTATttgagaagaaataattaaataaataggaCTTTATTGTTTGCAGATCTCTTTCACATGTGTTATTTTGTTAATCCTCAGGTCTTCCCAAAAACCCATTAGAAACAGTGTTCCAAATTATAAAAGTGAATAATGAGAGGGTGAGGGATTGGGTTTAGAGCGCGGGGTCCTGCTTGCTGTACCTGCTTTAGAGATGGAGGAAATTTACGCTAAGTTTGTGTCTCAGAAAATCAGCAAAACTCGTTGGCGGCCGATGCCCCAGGGGAGCCTGCAGACTGCAGAGATCTTCGCGACGGGCTCTTGGGATAACGAGGAAAATTATGTTTCACTGTGGTCTTTTGGAGATTTTGGCAACTTCGACTCGGATGGAGGTTTTGGAGGAGACCATCAGTTATTGTGTGATATCAGACACCATGGTGATGTAATGGATTTGCAATTTTTAGACCAGGAAAGAATTGTAGCAGCTTCATCAACAGGATGTGTGACTATTTTCCTTCACCATCAGAATAACCAGACACTGTCAGTCAACCAGCAGTGGACAACAGCGCACCACCACACTGGGCTGGGCAGTCCCTCCTATAGCAGCGCCCCATGCACTGGGGTCGTGTGCAACAACCCTGAGATCGTCACAGTCGGTGAAGATGGTAGGATAAATCTCTTCAGAGCTGATCACAGGGAAGCTGTGAGAACAATAGACAATGCAGATAGCAGTACGCTACATGCTGTAACCTTCCTTCGAACTCCTGAGACTCTGACAGTAAATTCAATTGGACAGTTAAAAATATGGGATTTCAGACAACAAGGAAATGAGCCTTCTCAGATATTATCACTGACTGGTGACCGAGTGCCACTCCACTGTGTTGACAGACATCCCAACCAGCAGCATGTTGTAGCCACTGGTGGCCAGGATGGAATGCTGAGCATTTGGGATGTCAGACAAGGTTCTATGCCAGTGTCTCTTCTGAAGGCTCATGAAGCTGAAATGTGGGAAGTTCACTTTCACCCGTCCAACCCAGATCATCTATTCACTTGTTCTGAGGATGGATCCCTCTGGCATTGGGATGCCTCCACAGACAAACCTGAGAGATCATCACTCTTTCAACAAGGTGGAAGAAGTAGTACTTTTTTGTCTCATAGCATAAGTAACCAGGCTAATGTCCACCATTCTCTACTAAGTTCCTGGCTCAGCACTGATCCTGCCAAAGACCGGATTGAAATCACAAGCTTGCTTCCCAGCAGGACTCTGTCAGTAAATAGTTTAGATGTTTTAGGTCCTTGTCTTGTTTGTGGAACTGATGCAGAAGCAATTTATGTTACTAGACAACTTTTTTCATGAAAGTGCCATAATTATAAGATTGCAAGTAAACACACAGCCTTTTGAATTTCAACTTATGAGCAAAATTGTTATTAGAAAACGTAAGGTGGGCAGTAGAAACATCAGTAAGCTTGTTAATATTGATGGCCCAGTTTCAACTTTTGTTAGTTAGACATTCCTATAATAGTTGCAGAATCCAGTAGATACCTGATGGTAAAGAATTTGAATATGTGCAAAATAATCAAAGGAACTCTTGTCCTGCCTTCAAACAAACTATTTTTGATAGCCTATGGAACCAGCCCTTCATTTTTGATGTTGGAGGACATACTGTGTTAGATACCACCCTCCCACCACCCCCCCAACTGGTTCCTGTAATTTTATGATCAGTATGTAGGTCTACCCATCCTTCGCAGCATTCACCAGTGTTCatgtttattctctttattgcaAGCATTTTCTTCAGTCCTTCCACATCTTATTTCCTTAATAATTTGGataaatttttttcagaaaatgagtagagcaaaaataacaaatttaTACTCAGGTTCAAAACTTTTTAAAGGTGAAAATGTATTGACAAGTTCCTTTATTATAGTAGTTTTGAACAGAACTCAGTCAACTGCTTTAGACctacactaattttttttttttttaataaaaaaaaaatacattttttttcttaaggaattttgtgtttttgtttggttttgaagCAGTTGAAAACTGCTGAACTGGATGTTGtgctgtaaaattaaaaaaaaactttatattaaGTGAACCGACTTCCTGAGTAAAATTTCATAGGTATCATATGAAGAGGtggtgagattttaaaaatttgccatTGTTATCCTTATCAGAAATGTTAGTGATAACCTCGTGACATTGTCTTTCTAAAGTTTGTTAAATGCACTATTGAACTGTTAAGGCCTTAGTGACAAATGGTTGCTATTACACAATTGAAGTATGCATTCATTTACTTGGTAATTACGATAGTGGTAATTCTGGAAAGGTTTTACTTTTCTCTCCAACTAAATATTTCAACTTTCTTTTATACCATTTAACCCAGAGTTTTGGGTTTTCTTGATTGTTTGAGATTTTGgggtcaaaattttaaaatgaaatatatgtgtatatatttggatcaataatttcaattaaagatttctaataacTGAATTTCAAAGAACCTAAGAAGTAAAGGAAATGATGTGGAATATTTAATCTGTTTATAGTTTTATTGCTGGGACtaattttgaagacatttttgttCTTATAAAAGTAGTTACAtaataatacaaaatttaaaaaacagaaaagagaaaagtaattaattacaggaaaaacaaaaaaatttaagtatCCATGATCTCAATCAGAGACAACTAATAGTCTTTACAGACCGTTTTCTATGTATTAATGTACATAATTTTTTATAACAATGAGAATGTAGATGTTAACATTTCTAAACCCACATTCCCTAGCAGTAAGCATATTTCtctgctatcattttttttttttatatcttaaaCTTTTTTATTCCCTACCAAAGACataaattttgtcttttgttttctttcagttttctacAGTTTCCAACTTGTACCTGTAGTTAATACTGCTTTAATCTGCTAAAGACATTAACTGATTGCTTTCCTAAATCTAAGGATTATAtagtttaatataaatatatatcacatATCTTCGTAAAATTTTGACAAAATCAAATAAGCATGCCTTGTTTGAAGtccatgctctttccactacttataaaatctgatttaaagatcaaaaattcttggttgtcacTCTTCGGTTACAATACTCTTCCTTCTGAACTGCCATTCAATTTTTACATAATAACAagcaatagaaaaccaaaaaaattatcttaatctTAGTTcttttttgatgctataaaataatgtgaactttttaaaagaaacaaatataccCAAAACTCAATACATTCAAATGAGCTGAGTTTCCTTTAAGGTGACAAGTTACCTTGGAAGGCCACAGTTCATTTTTCTAACTATGCTGCCATTGCTCAAGATACCTTTTAAACTCTTTTGGGATTGCCTTCAAAGTTAGCTGCATGCTTTTTATTATTGCCTCAAAGACAGATGTAATTTTTGGAAATTGTTAAGTCATTTGGTGCCAAATAATAGTTAAGGACAATCTAGCTTGGtaatacttaaaaacaaaaaacaaaaaacaaaaacaaaaacagtgggtACTCATAAAGTTAACAGTGTGTGCGACAGATTAACTCTGAATGCAATTCTAAAAGAGCCAAACCTAAGCAGTTTGGGGCAATGGTAGATTGCCAGAATTAGGAAATAATCTTTAAGCAGAATCACTAAGCAGGGTAACATTCATTTAGCTGTCTATGTTCTGACATATTTGTTTAAAGTGAACATTCTGATAGTGagaatttattcctttaaaaaggaatatcattctttaaaaaaaagaattttattcctttaaagcATCACTGTCAAAGTCAGTACTATACAAGTGTTCTGTTAGAAACTAATTTTCCTTACTTTATCAATAAaggctacttttaaaaaaaaaaaaaaaaaaaaaaaaaaaaaaaaaaaaaagtgaataatgAGCACAAAAAGcttttatcctattttttttttcttaatgggcGAGTGTCTCTTGAATAAAAAGAAGAGCTCTCCAGCCCAGCGCTGTGGATCTGCAGTATCACTTGGTTGATTTAgttctttgttttctgattttgctGAGGACATCtttctctgatccattttgaaaacGCCCATGACCTTAAGATTGCCTAGGAAATAAACTCCCACTTCTCCAGTATGGTGTTGGAGACTACCCTGATTAACTCCGACCTCTCTTTCCAGCCTTATTTCTGATGACCCTCCTTTATGTACACACTAGATTACATTTTCCTGACTGCCTTTCCTGGTAAATTTTTCTCTGCTTGGATTACCCTTCCTTCTCATCAAATCTGCTGATGGAAGTTGGTCTGGTCCTTCAAGGCTCAATTAAAAAGTAGCCATTATCTTTCTCTGAACTCCCACAGCCCTTTGTTAATAACTCCTTTGGGGCATTCCCCAGGTTTGgcattgtgtttttattattgtttttgaaaCTGGCATCTCCCCACTGCTGTCTGACTTATCTCCATGGTTCCCATGAACCTAGCATAATGCCTGCACACAGCAGGTTTTCCACGAATGCATGAGTGCCTGGACTTACTGTCTTCAGCACAAGATCTAAAAaacttggatttttaaaagttttcatttgTATCCTCATTCCATTTGGGAGCTAAACCACTTCCTTTATTCTACCTTAGCATCTATAACATGGTGTTCAATGTGCCACTGCTGAGTCTTTCTCTACCTATAAAGAAATCATAATTTTgctgggaaaaatgaaaatgtggcacAGGTATTTACTCAAGCACTGCAAATCAGTAAAGACTTGGCAAATATGACTATGAATCTGATGCTGACCTTTAGGGTGGCTTTAGATTTTACAAAACCGTTCCATGACTTCAAGGCAGCCTTTACTTTTAAATCTCAATAATCCAGAAAAACACTCCAAATGAATTATTTCTCTGCAAAGGGTCATTAAATATGACATTAACATCCTGGAAAAAAGTTATATTTGTATTCATTTACAATTGAAAAGAGAATATGGTGGATATTTTTACCAAGAGCTCCCCTCCCAAAGAAATTAGGATAGGTTATAtaatagttgatttttaaaatattattggtGCTTCATTAAGACTCAAAACATCTGATCCACTCATGTCCTCAAGTTTCTACCAAGGTGGCATCATAATGACCACTGAAGGATTTGGGGGAAATGGATATCACACGCAAAGAAAAACACTACATTTTCAGCTCAGATTTCTTAGTAACATAAGAAGCCTGCAGACAGAGTTCCCTTGTGGGGTGGTGGTTGTAGGGAGTGGcccttaaaatcttttaaaaatgtttgaatggCGAGAACAAATAGCTTGCAGGCACAGTTATGTAGCAGTTTTATAATGTGGCTTggaattttagttatttttaaaacattatattaatttttaaaatgtcatatatTCATATGGTTCATAATTGAAAGGTATAAActgatatacaataaaaaaacgaGGCTCCACCTAGCATTCAGCCACAGACCATCCGTTGTCTCCAGGGAGACAatcaaaatgtccagaaaagaaaaagaagtattttATACATCTACAAGCAaatggtatgtgtgtgtatgtgtgtgtgtgtgtgtgtatgtgtgtatccttttttctctttaattatatAAATAGCATGTTTCTCATGGCTCTAAATACCATCTGGAGAGCAAATAAATATTGCAAATTCAACATGTTCAAACTGAGTTCCTGATCTTTACCTCCAAACAAATTCTACCTGCAGCTTTCCCATTCAGTTGCTAGGAACCCCTGCATATGTATTGCTCAGGTCAAAACTTTGgggtcatccttgactcctctctctctttcacactcCACATCCAAGCCCTCAGGAAAGCCTGTTGACTCTACTTTGAAAACATCTCCAGATTCCGACCACTGCTCATTGCCACCCTCTTTGCTGTCACCCTGGTCGCAGCCACCAGCCATCTCTTACCTGGATGACCGTCATCCATGGCCTCCAAATGCTCTCTCTGCTTCGATGTTGTCTCCCATAGTCTATTGTCCACACTGCACTAGAAGGATCCTTTTAAACCACAGGTCATAAAATACCACTCCTTGGGCCAAAACCCTACAATAGTACCCTGTTCACTCAGAATAAAAGTCAAGTCTTTACAAGGCCTGTCCTTGAACTGCCTCCTTCCTTGGTCTTTCTGACCTTCTTCCTACTATTCTTTCCCTCTCATTTACTCTCCTGGGCTCTGCTGTCCTCTCTGCTGTTCCACAACTCGCCAGACACATTTCTGCCTGGGGCCTTTACTCTAGCTCCCTTGCCTGTAACTGTTCTCTCATATATCCTCTCGGCTAACTCCTTCACTTCCTTCAAGCCTTTACTCAGGTCTCACCTTCTAGATGAAGCCCACCTTCACCACCATCATTTAACAGTGCACATTACCTTCCTTCCCACTTCCAGCCCAGGGCATCTCCCATGCCCTGCTCTACTTTTCCTTTTACCCATAGCCCGACCAGTTTTTGATATACTATATACTATTCACATTAGTTGTTTATTGGTTGTCTTCCCTAACAGAATATAAGCTACACTAAGGTTGAgatctttgtctcatttatttattgatatatGCCAAGTGTCTGGTGTGATGCCTGACACACAGGAGTTGCTCAAAAGCATTtgttgaatacatgaatgaataaagtACACTGTGCACATTGTTTTGCACCTTGACTTTTCACtgtatatattcattcattcagcaaatattcctTGGAAATCATTCCTCATCAGCACAtaatttttccccttcatttttttcatacaaGTTCAGTATTCCATTGGAAAGATGTATCATAATTTACATAGTTTTATTAGTTTGTTCTAGTGTTTTTATAAATGATACTGTAATGACAAACTTATCCATATATTATTTCCATGTGTATAAGAATATCTGTAATATAAATTCCCAGTAGTAGACTTCTTTGGTCAAAGGGTATATTTGCctggttttccagagaaacagaaccaacaggacacacacacacacacacacacacacgcacaggcACATAAATATTAAGACATTTGTTAGAGGAATTGGCTTACCTGACCaggactggcaagtccaaattccataaggctgGCTGCAAATTGGAAACCTGATGAAGGTGAtgctgaattccccaggagaagatgaagttaagatagaaattcttcctgactgctgaaatcctcagttctccctttaaggcttccagttgattggatgaggagattacTTTCcctgctgaaggcaatctcctttgttaacTGGAGGtgtaatcaaccacagatgcaaccagctgactaatgatttaaatcaacatccacaaaataccctcacagttgCAGTCAGGCCAATgtttacttgaccaaacaactggacatcttATCCTGgcccagttgacacatgaaatgaaCCATCACAAGGGCTtgacagttttaaattttaatagatattacCAAACAGCCCTCCATAGAacttgtaccaatttacactgtCCCTAGAAATCTGGAAGATAATTTGTTTTCTCATACTTTCACCAACACAGCtgtgcagattttttttaatccatgcaactctaatagataaaaaaaatgatttctcggtgttgttttaatttgcatttctcttattttgagtgaatggaacatcttttcatctgtttcaaatgtctttgattatttttctatttatatttttaatttatttttctataggaTTGTTGATCTATTTCTTATTGATTCCTAGGAATTCTTTTATAGTAGGGAAATTAGCCCTGTATCTGAGAAAAGCAAATACTTTTCTCTGGTTTGTG includes the following:
- the LOC119539921 gene encoding nucleoporin Nup43-like, with the translated sequence MEEIYAKFVSQKISKTRWRPMPQGSLQTAEIFATGSWDNEENYVSLWSFGDFGNFDSDGGFGGDHQLLCDIRHHGDVMDLQFLDQERIVAASSTGCVTIFLHHQNNQTLSVNQQWTTAHHHTGLGSPSYSSAPCTGVVCNNPEIVTVGEDGRINLFRADHREAVRTIDNADSSTLHAVTFLRTPETLTVNSIGQLKIWDFRQQGNEPSQILSLTGDRVPLHCVDRHPNQQHVVATGGQDGMLSIWDVRQGSMPVSLLKAHEAEMWEVHFHPSNPDHLFTCSEDGSLWHWDASTDKPERSSLFQQGGRSSTFLSHSISNQANVHHSLLSSWLSTDPAKDRIEITSLLPSRTLSVNSLDVLGPCLVCGTDAEAIYVTRQLFS